The following proteins are encoded in a genomic region of Candidatus Thiopontia autotrophica:
- a CDS encoding rhodanese-like domain-containing protein: protein MKLYTELIKDLTPHVTEIFPWDLKDRLSAENDILMLDVREPYEFAKMHIRNSINVPRGILETACEWNYEETVPELATARDREIVVACRSGNRSIFAAHTMQLMGYKHVTSLRTGLRGWNDYEQEMICGNCSEDGVVMDIDEADEYFSAGPTPEQMKPKNL from the coding sequence ATGAAACTATATACCGAACTGATCAAAGATCTTACCCCCCATGTTACCGAGATATTTCCATGGGATCTGAAGGATAGGCTGTCCGCAGAGAACGATATTCTGATGTTGGATGTGCGCGAACCATACGAGTTTGCAAAGATGCATATTCGCAACTCAATAAATGTGCCACGGGGGATCCTGGAGACTGCATGTGAATGGAACTATGAAGAGACAGTTCCAGAGCTTGCCACCGCCCGTGACCGTGAAATTGTTGTTGCCTGCCGCTCTGGAAACCGCAGTATATTTGCTGCCCATACCATGCAGCTTATGGGATACAAGCACGTCACATCACTGAGAACAGGCCTTCGAGGATGGAATGATTATGAGCAGGAGATGATCTGTGGCAACTGCAGTGAGGATGGGGTTGTGATGGATATTGATGAGGCAGATGAGTACTTC